In Bdellovibrionales bacterium CG10_big_fil_rev_8_21_14_0_10_45_34, one genomic interval encodes:
- a CDS encoding integration host factor subunit beta gives MTKADLINLVSETAGITRVKSEAVVNTIFDTIVDALMKDDRIEIRGFGSFVNRKYGSYQGRNPRTGEVIEVGEKKVPFFKVGKELREAVEKGGK, from the coding sequence ATGACCAAAGCAGATCTTATCAATTTGGTTTCTGAAACGGCTGGCATCACGCGCGTGAAATCTGAAGCTGTCGTGAATACAATCTTTGATACAATTGTCGATGCATTGATGAAAGATGACCGGATCGAGATCAGAGGTTTTGGTTCATTTGTTAATCGCAAGTACGGATCCTATCAAGGCCGCAATCCTCGCACGGGTGAAGTCATAGAAGTTGGCGAAAAGAAAGTTCCCTTTTTTAAAGTGGGCAAAGAGCTCCGTGAAGCTGTAGAAAAAGGCGGCAAATAG
- the gcvP gene encoding glycine dehydrogenase (aminomethyl-transferring), translated as MPPSEETSSQAASSDRRSNGDDSFSGRHIGPSEADVLEMLRALNQPTLESLCETVVPKAIQLKKALTLPSALSESQALAELKNIMLQNKVVKSYIGMGYHETLTPSVIQRNILENPGWYTQYTPYQAEISQGRLEALLNFQTLVSDLTGLPVANASLLDEGTAAAEAMGVMFAARKLKSANTLLLDKNANPQTIDIVRTRAEPIGVKVELIEASTQDWSGLLANSFGLILANPDTVSRVSDYTQLITDLKSKGLMAAVCTDLLALTLLKSPGEMGADIAFGSSQRLGVPLGFGGPHAAFFAVRDDLKRTIPGRIVGVSKDSRGNRALRLALQTREQHIRREKATSNICTAQVLLAVMASMYAVYHGPKGLKKIAEQIAKNKELLKKFILSTSTRVSEDFAFDSVTMFVNESQLSALKTNCEKSGIELRWPSGSDLKKKTDSLPVTISLGETFDFTRFTEVKEILSSSLADGGVPKNESKKVSDKNFEEFSAKAKNSFELTALEIPTSLKRTSEYLQHNVFNSYHSETELLRYITRLQSKDLSLAHSMIPLGSCTMKLNATSEMLPVSWSEVSQLHPYTNLKNTQGYLKMFDGLEDWLSEITGFSAVSLQPNAGSQGEYAGLLVIRKYFESRGEQGRSICLIPASAHGTNPASAVMAGYKVVSIQCDKNGNVDLESLRSRISEHGKNIACIMITYPSTHGVFEESIVEICSLVHEVGAQVYMDGANMNAQIGLCRPSDFGADVCHLNLHKTFCIPHGGGGPGVGPIGVKEHLKPYLPALSPFNRSFLMAEKGGAGEQSIRNQPTGDQIVRDQSVGMISAAPWGSASILPISWMYIRMMGASGLKKASQIAILNANYIAERLKSHFPILYTGQGDYVAHECILDFRQIQNETGITVEDVAKRLMDYGFHAPTMSWPVAGTLMVEPTESESKAELDAFCEAMIQISGEIVSIREGKYTLEESPLRLAPHTAEDLASEEWTRKYTRQTAVFPTQRARSNKFWPTVNRVDNAFGDRNLFCACS; from the coding sequence ATGCCCCCATCAGAAGAGACATCATCGCAGGCAGCTTCCTCAGACAGACGCTCAAACGGAGACGACTCCTTTTCGGGCCGGCATATCGGACCCAGCGAGGCCGATGTACTTGAAATGCTGCGGGCACTTAACCAACCCACTCTCGAGTCCCTCTGCGAAACTGTTGTACCAAAAGCAATTCAACTAAAAAAAGCCCTCACCTTACCGTCTGCATTGTCTGAGTCCCAAGCCTTGGCAGAGCTAAAAAACATTATGTTACAAAACAAAGTCGTTAAATCTTATATCGGGATGGGTTATCACGAAACTCTCACGCCATCCGTGATTCAAAGAAACATTTTAGAAAATCCCGGGTGGTATACACAGTACACTCCCTACCAAGCAGAAATTTCGCAGGGGCGGCTCGAGGCTCTCTTGAACTTTCAAACCCTTGTGAGCGATTTGACGGGACTGCCCGTCGCAAATGCCTCTTTACTTGATGAAGGCACTGCCGCCGCCGAAGCCATGGGTGTCATGTTTGCTGCGAGAAAATTAAAATCGGCAAATACTTTGCTTCTCGACAAAAACGCCAATCCTCAAACTATCGACATTGTCAGAACACGCGCCGAGCCTATTGGGGTCAAAGTTGAGCTCATTGAGGCATCTACCCAAGATTGGTCAGGGCTGCTTGCAAATTCGTTTGGGCTTATTTTAGCGAATCCCGACACGGTTTCAAGAGTCAGTGATTACACTCAGCTTATTACCGACCTAAAATCCAAAGGACTTATGGCTGCCGTCTGCACAGACTTGCTGGCTCTTACTCTGCTGAAGTCTCCTGGTGAGATGGGAGCTGATATTGCATTTGGTTCTAGTCAGCGTCTTGGGGTGCCCCTAGGGTTTGGAGGCCCACATGCAGCGTTTTTTGCAGTCAGAGACGATCTTAAGCGCACAATACCTGGGCGTATTGTTGGAGTTTCTAAGGATTCTAGAGGTAACCGAGCGCTAAGACTTGCTCTTCAAACACGCGAACAACATATTCGCCGAGAAAAAGCGACCAGCAATATTTGTACGGCACAAGTTCTCTTAGCTGTTATGGCTAGCATGTATGCCGTCTACCATGGCCCAAAGGGACTCAAAAAAATTGCCGAGCAAATTGCAAAAAATAAGGAGCTATTGAAAAAATTTATTCTTTCAACTAGCACTCGCGTCTCTGAAGACTTTGCGTTTGACTCGGTAACAATGTTTGTCAATGAGTCGCAGCTTAGCGCCTTAAAAACGAACTGCGAAAAGTCTGGCATCGAACTGAGGTGGCCGAGCGGAAGTGATCTGAAGAAAAAAACTGACTCCTTACCCGTAACGATTTCTCTCGGAGAGACCTTTGACTTCACGCGATTTACTGAGGTCAAAGAAATACTCAGTAGCAGCTTAGCAGATGGCGGTGTTCCGAAAAACGAATCTAAAAAAGTTTCGGATAAAAATTTTGAAGAGTTTTCTGCGAAAGCTAAGAATAGTTTCGAATTAACAGCTCTAGAAATTCCAACTTCGCTCAAAAGAACATCTGAATATCTTCAGCACAATGTTTTTAACTCTTATCACTCTGAGACTGAACTGCTTCGATACATTACACGACTGCAATCTAAGGATTTATCTCTTGCTCACAGCATGATTCCCCTTGGGTCTTGTACCATGAAGCTCAACGCAACGAGCGAGATGCTGCCAGTAAGTTGGTCAGAGGTCTCGCAATTGCATCCGTATACGAATCTTAAGAATACTCAAGGATATTTGAAAATGTTTGATGGCTTGGAAGATTGGCTCTCTGAGATAACAGGTTTTTCGGCTGTGAGTCTTCAGCCAAACGCTGGCTCTCAAGGTGAATATGCCGGACTGCTTGTTATTCGCAAATACTTTGAGTCTCGAGGCGAACAAGGTAGGAGCATTTGCTTAATTCCTGCTTCAGCTCACGGCACTAACCCCGCTAGCGCCGTTATGGCGGGCTATAAAGTGGTGAGCATTCAGTGTGATAAAAATGGTAACGTCGATCTTGAAAGCCTGCGCTCTCGCATTTCAGAACATGGTAAAAACATTGCATGTATTATGATCACATACCCATCTACTCACGGCGTTTTTGAAGAGAGCATTGTAGAAATCTGCTCCCTCGTTCATGAAGTTGGTGCGCAAGTTTATATGGACGGAGCCAATATGAATGCGCAAATTGGCCTTTGCAGACCCTCCGATTTTGGAGCTGATGTTTGCCATCTCAATCTCCATAAAACTTTTTGTATTCCCCATGGGGGTGGTGGGCCAGGCGTTGGACCCATCGGAGTGAAGGAACATCTCAAGCCTTATCTGCCGGCACTTTCGCCGTTTAACAGGAGTTTCCTTATGGCGGAGAAAGGCGGGGCTGGTGAACAGTCAATTCGGAATCAACCGACAGGCGACCAAATTGTTCGCGATCAATCAGTAGGCATGATTTCTGCGGCTCCTTGGGGAAGCGCAAGTATCTTACCAATTTCTTGGATGTACATTCGTATGATGGGAGCTAGCGGACTCAAAAAGGCCTCGCAAATTGCTATCTTGAACGCGAACTACATTGCAGAAAGGTTGAAGAGCCACTTTCCAATTCTTTACACAGGGCAAGGGGACTACGTTGCTCACGAATGCATTCTTGATTTTCGGCAGATACAAAATGAAACGGGCATAACCGTAGAAGACGTGGCAAAGCGACTTATGGATTATGGCTTTCACGCGCCGACAATGAGTTGGCCCGTAGCAGGCACTTTGATGGTCGAGCCCACGGAGAGCGAATCGAAAGCGGAGCTCGACGCCTTTTGTGAAGCCATGATTCAAATTTCCGGAGAAATTGTGTCAATTCGAGAGGGGAAGTATACTCTCGAAGAATCTCCACTACGACTGGCACCTCACACAGCTGAGGATCTAGCCAGTGAAGAATGGACCCGAAAATACACTAGGCAGACTGCCGTGTTCCCGACTCAGAGAGCGCGCAGTAACAAGTTTTGGCCGACAGTTAATCGCGTGGATAACGCATTCGGTGACCGAAATCTGTTCTGCGCTTGCTCCTAA
- a CDS encoding glycosyltransferase: MAKQVLPENLRVCLVARKFPTSSVGEFGYLWSLASQLAQKGHEVVVIASEGRPEHEYEKETVKLFYLSQGIRSYRSEEFASHARIKFLELHSQKPFDLLHGFDASATLIARLRENFQIATVFDVRATQLAQIFSILGVSQESLSSLIQTGIAVSYKFLRTYYGADLGLLKSADAIFVRSQQERLALERFYFYPDSRIFTVPFGIDSSALSKEAPSEDLRKKWGIAETCRMILTITDMTEVREVKNLLLSFEKVVIKKPDLRLMIIGNGPKRKEIEYQIYNLALGNKVILVGAIDAETLSNALFSSEVLISLSSRSMGFESTLLEAMVYKKIVIGSEVNGAASSIIEDGVDGFLVRPADVSGISNLLLDIFSGKVLTVEIGERARKKVVDLFEPQKVIDATVQAYYKILKRAKRLKSSFGVKKINASKQEMLKEV; encoded by the coding sequence ATGGCTAAACAAGTGCTGCCCGAAAACCTAAGAGTCTGTCTTGTTGCAAGGAAGTTTCCAACTTCCTCGGTGGGGGAATTTGGCTACCTCTGGTCTCTAGCTTCACAACTGGCTCAAAAAGGACACGAGGTCGTAGTTATAGCCAGTGAAGGGCGGCCAGAACATGAATATGAAAAAGAGACTGTGAAGCTTTTTTATCTCAGTCAGGGTATTCGCTCCTATAGATCCGAAGAGTTTGCGAGTCATGCACGCATCAAGTTCTTAGAACTACACAGTCAAAAGCCCTTCGATTTACTTCATGGATTTGACGCTTCGGCGACTCTTATTGCACGGCTCCGAGAAAACTTTCAGATTGCGACGGTTTTTGACGTGCGTGCTACCCAGCTTGCGCAGATATTTTCTATCCTTGGAGTCTCACAAGAAAGTTTAAGCAGTCTCATCCAGACTGGTATAGCCGTCTCTTATAAGTTTCTACGAACTTATTATGGAGCAGATTTGGGCTTGCTTAAATCTGCGGATGCTATCTTTGTTCGCAGTCAGCAAGAAAGATTGGCATTAGAGCGCTTTTACTTTTATCCGGATTCACGAATTTTTACTGTACCCTTTGGGATCGATTCGTCTGCGCTTTCTAAGGAGGCCCCATCTGAAGATCTTCGAAAGAAATGGGGTATTGCAGAAACTTGCCGGATGATACTGACAATCACAGATATGACAGAAGTAAGAGAGGTAAAGAACCTTTTGCTCTCTTTCGAGAAAGTTGTCATTAAGAAGCCTGACCTGCGACTCATGATTATCGGTAATGGTCCTAAGAGAAAAGAGATCGAATACCAAATCTATAACTTAGCTCTGGGTAACAAGGTAATTCTGGTCGGGGCGATTGATGCAGAAACACTTTCAAATGCTTTGTTTTCTTCAGAAGTTCTTATTTCTCTAAGCAGCCGCTCCATGGGCTTCGAAAGCACTTTGTTGGAGGCTATGGTCTACAAGAAGATCGTTATTGGCTCTGAGGTTAACGGAGCAGCATCTTCTATTATCGAAGATGGTGTCGATGGATTCCTTGTGAGGCCAGCCGATGTGTCGGGGATTTCAAACCTTCTACTTGATATCTTTTCCGGTAAGGTCTTGACAGTTGAAATTGGAGAGCGAGCGAGAAAAAAGGTCGTCGACTTGTTTGAACCGCAAAAGGTGATAGACGCTACTGTTCAGGCTTATTACAAAATTTTGAAGAGAGCGAAGAGGCTCAAAAGCAGTTTTGGGGTTAAAAAAATAAATGCATCAAAACAAGAAATGTTAAAAGAGGTTTAA
- a CDS encoding TIGR01212 family radical SAM protein translates to MELELDSQPRDLDRQSPPRRWGVNLPYNPISEHYKNLFGEKVYKIPISIAEDCPNRQGLKGMETCIFCDEWGSAAYPEERAKTVAEQIEVIKPILSKKYKAKKFLVYFQAYTNTFVRLEQLKQNIESALKCKDVVGIVLGTRPDCLSAGLLKYWGELSQTTYLSVELGVQSFFEEQVAFLKRGHTAAQSIRAIYKIHEFAPHVDLGVHFIFGIPGETRQDIIESAKICSQMPIGQVKLHNLHVLINTPLAEMYNQGLFEPISLDAYSGLAIDFLEHLSPSIAVHRLGALAKRWDELVAPDWNKHKMMVAQHIIAKMRTAGSYQGRLFCGNPSTQLQ, encoded by the coding sequence ATGGAGCTAGAACTCGATAGCCAACCCCGGGATTTAGATCGCCAAAGCCCACCCCGGCGCTGGGGTGTGAATCTTCCTTACAATCCCATCAGTGAGCATTACAAAAATCTTTTTGGCGAGAAGGTTTATAAAATTCCTATTAGCATCGCGGAAGATTGCCCAAATAGGCAGGGCCTTAAGGGAATGGAGACCTGTATTTTCTGCGATGAGTGGGGCTCCGCCGCCTACCCAGAAGAGCGCGCTAAAACTGTTGCCGAACAAATTGAAGTCATTAAGCCGATACTTTCAAAAAAATACAAAGCCAAAAAGTTTCTCGTTTATTTTCAGGCCTACACAAACACTTTCGTGCGCCTCGAACAGTTAAAACAAAACATCGAGAGCGCCCTTAAGTGTAAAGACGTCGTCGGTATTGTGCTTGGCACCCGGCCAGACTGCTTATCAGCCGGCCTACTGAAATACTGGGGCGAGCTTTCACAAACCACCTATCTCTCTGTAGAGCTTGGCGTACAAAGCTTCTTCGAAGAACAAGTCGCTTTTTTAAAGCGGGGCCACACCGCTGCACAATCGATCAGGGCCATTTACAAAATCCATGAGTTTGCTCCGCACGTAGACCTTGGAGTCCATTTTATCTTTGGTATCCCCGGCGAAACTCGTCAGGACATTATTGAGTCGGCCAAAATCTGCTCACAAATGCCCATCGGGCAAGTTAAGCTCCACAACCTGCACGTACTTATCAACACTCCACTTGCCGAAATGTACAACCAGGGGCTTTTTGAGCCTATTTCTCTTGATGCCTACAGCGGACTTGCCATCGACTTTTTAGAACACCTCAGCCCCTCTATTGCCGTCCACAGACTCGGAGCTCTTGCCAAAAGGTGGGATGAGCTCGTCGCCCCAGACTGGAACAAGCATAAAATGATGGTGGCTCAGCACATTATCGCCAAGATGCGCACAGCCGGCAGTTATCAAGGCCGGCTCTTTTGTGGTAACCCTAGTACTCAGCTTCAATAA
- a CDS encoding glycosyltransferase family 9 protein, giving the protein MSHDDGSSMKRDLNRNKLKLALIRLDRLGDLILTLPADEILPASKCDVTWVVPAAFSGLFQLTEPDRSFHPINLADPKQAKAELLNWLKKKQFDAVVFFQGPTWVYSALFKSRIPIRVGVKSRWQSWLCLNAGLRQKRSLSEQHESCYSDELVKHLAEKIGVVPQNRPFNWLRLKRPVGEGSRDRHREMQVSRKYIVVHPGMGGSARNWPASSYIQLIEKLIENGLVVITGTAADERWLEPIRVWLEMQNDSKKTRIYWSVGKVDLLGLAEVLSQAKALVAPSTGVLHLAASMGTPTVGIFSPVRVQAPTRWGARGARVKNLSPQVDCPGHFDCLMEKCSQFDCMSQISVGTVMKEIDEVINLS; this is encoded by the coding sequence GTGTCGCATGACGATGGGTCTTCTATGAAAAGGGATCTAAACAGAAATAAATTGAAGTTGGCTCTTATCCGGCTCGATAGGCTCGGAGATCTCATCTTGACCCTTCCAGCAGATGAAATTCTTCCTGCTTCTAAGTGCGACGTCACATGGGTTGTGCCGGCGGCATTTTCAGGCCTGTTTCAGTTGACGGAACCCGATCGCAGTTTTCATCCCATTAACCTCGCCGACCCGAAGCAGGCCAAGGCAGAGTTGCTGAACTGGTTGAAAAAGAAGCAATTCGACGCCGTTGTCTTTTTTCAGGGACCGACTTGGGTTTATTCGGCCCTTTTTAAGAGCCGAATTCCTATAAGGGTTGGAGTAAAAAGTCGCTGGCAAAGTTGGCTCTGCCTTAACGCTGGTCTTCGCCAAAAACGTAGTTTGAGTGAGCAACATGAGTCTTGTTATTCAGATGAACTTGTTAAACACTTGGCTGAAAAAATTGGTGTGGTCCCTCAAAATCGCCCGTTCAATTGGCTAAGGCTGAAGCGTCCAGTGGGAGAGGGCTCTAGAGATCGTCACCGCGAAATGCAGGTTTCTCGAAAATATATAGTTGTCCATCCCGGTATGGGAGGATCAGCAAGGAACTGGCCCGCATCGAGCTACATTCAGCTCATTGAGAAGCTTATCGAGAATGGTTTAGTGGTCATCACAGGAACTGCCGCCGACGAGCGGTGGTTGGAGCCAATTCGTGTATGGCTTGAGATGCAAAACGATTCTAAAAAGACGCGAATTTATTGGTCGGTCGGTAAAGTGGATTTGCTGGGGCTAGCCGAGGTATTGTCTCAGGCAAAAGCTCTTGTTGCCCCATCCACTGGTGTGCTTCATTTAGCGGCAAGCATGGGGACGCCCACGGTAGGTATTTTTAGCCCAGTGAGGGTGCAGGCGCCAACGAGGTGGGGAGCCAGGGGGGCGAGAGTGAAAAATTTAAGCCCTCAAGTTGACTGCCCTGGACACTTTGACTGTCTCATGGAAAAGTGCTCCCAGTTTGACTGTATGAGCCAGATTTCTGTGGGTACCGTAATGAAAGAAATCGACGAAGTCATTAACCTCTCATAA
- a CDS encoding GNAT family N-acetyltransferase — protein sequence MIQLRRLALDDREQFYKAMKAFPDEPHFKFMPSFDVTGLSFDSILKKLDEYEKGINLPNGFVPDTLLFAFNNTGEIVGRVSIRHELNDYLRKYAGNLGYGVIPRFRRMGYATIILRGALDFCKTELKLESVLITCDENNVGSIKTIESSGTKTFTLYQDETLTVPKRHYLVKTK from the coding sequence ATCATACAACTAAGACGACTTGCGCTTGATGATCGCGAACAATTTTATAAAGCGATGAAGGCATTCCCTGACGAGCCCCATTTTAAGTTTATGCCGAGCTTCGATGTGACTGGTTTATCATTTGATTCCATTCTGAAAAAGCTGGACGAGTATGAAAAGGGCATCAATCTACCTAACGGCTTTGTTCCTGATACGCTATTGTTTGCGTTTAACAACACAGGCGAGATTGTTGGACGGGTGTCGATTAGGCATGAACTAAATGACTACTTAAGAAAATACGCCGGGAACTTGGGCTATGGAGTGATCCCACGTTTTCGAAGAATGGGCTACGCGACAATTATTTTAAGAGGCGCACTAGATTTTTGTAAAACTGAGTTAAAACTAGAAAGTGTTCTTATTACTTGTGACGAAAATAACGTTGGTTCGATAAAAACAATTGAGAGTAGCGGCACAAAAACATTTACGCTCTATCAAGACGAAACCTTAACTGTTCCAAAAAGGCACTATTTGGTGAAAACAAAATAG
- a CDS encoding glutamate dehydrogenase, giving the protein MSVDKTFENELYANNLKSLSIVAERVNLDPNVFSRIQRPKRALVVSVPVRMDDYTVKVFTGFRVQHNQSLGPFKGGIRYHPNVTLGEVAALAMLMTLKNSLLNLPLGGAKGGIAVDPTQLSRTEKQNMTRRYTSEISMLIGPEKDIPAPDVGTDAQTMAWIMDTFSQEYGYAVPGVVTGKPLEIGGSLGREHATGLGAIYCMERAAQKLGYNIDSHFTVAVQGFGNVGSNAALFAHKLGAKVVAISDVHGGIHSDKGLDIPALIEHYKENKTLRGFGSADEITNDNLLELKVACLIPSALEGAITDKNAGNVKAKLIVEGANGPVTQEATDILVSNGTVIIPDVLANGGGVIVSYFEWVQDMGSYFWSEDEVHSRLRSVINTAFDKVWDFANQHKMNMREAALASALKRLEKAMLLRGLYPR; this is encoded by the coding sequence ATCTCTGTGGATAAAACCTTTGAAAATGAACTCTATGCGAACAATTTAAAATCTCTTTCTATCGTAGCCGAACGCGTGAACCTAGACCCGAATGTTTTCTCTCGTATTCAGCGCCCAAAACGAGCACTTGTCGTCAGCGTTCCCGTTCGAATGGACGACTACACTGTAAAAGTCTTTACTGGCTTTCGCGTGCAGCACAACCAATCGCTTGGGCCATTTAAGGGTGGTATACGGTATCATCCCAATGTAACTCTTGGCGAGGTCGCGGCGCTTGCTATGTTAATGACGTTAAAGAATAGCCTTTTGAACTTGCCTCTTGGTGGAGCAAAGGGCGGTATCGCAGTAGATCCGACTCAACTTTCACGAACCGAAAAACAAAATATGACCCGGCGGTACACGAGCGAAATCTCTATGCTCATCGGGCCCGAAAAGGATATTCCTGCGCCAGATGTCGGTACGGATGCTCAAACGATGGCGTGGATCATGGACACATTCTCGCAAGAATACGGATACGCAGTCCCGGGAGTTGTAACAGGTAAACCATTAGAAATAGGCGGATCACTTGGGCGTGAACACGCGACTGGTCTAGGTGCTATATATTGTATGGAGAGAGCCGCCCAAAAGCTCGGTTACAATATTGATTCTCACTTCACTGTTGCTGTACAAGGATTTGGAAACGTGGGTTCCAATGCAGCACTTTTCGCTCACAAGCTTGGGGCAAAGGTCGTAGCAATCAGCGATGTTCATGGTGGGATTCATAGTGATAAGGGGCTAGATATCCCGGCATTGATTGAACACTACAAAGAAAACAAGACGCTCAGAGGATTTGGCTCCGCAGATGAAATAACCAATGACAATCTTCTTGAGTTAAAAGTTGCCTGTTTGATCCCCTCTGCATTAGAAGGCGCTATCACAGATAAAAATGCCGGAAACGTGAAGGCAAAACTCATCGTTGAAGGGGCGAACGGTCCTGTCACGCAAGAAGCTACGGACATATTGGTTAGCAACGGAACAGTAATTATACCCGACGTCCTTGCCAATGGCGGCGGCGTGATTGTGTCCTATTTCGAATGGGTCCAAGATATGGGCTCCTACTTTTGGAGCGAAGACGAGGTTCATTCTCGGCTCAGATCCGTCATTAACACAGCCTTCGACAAAGTTTGGGATTTCGCAAATCAACATAAAATGAATATGAGGGAGGCGGCTCTTGCCTCTGCCCTGAAAAGGCTCGAGAAAGCTATGTTGCTAAGAGGGCTTTATCCACGATGA
- a CDS encoding quinone-dependent dihydroorotate dehydrogenase has translation MMKPWHWLPVDLSHDLGKRFIKTAGNLPYRRLTYRPLEWMGLTFENPIGVAGGIDKECEQIRGWWHYSAGFVEVGTITPQAQLSLPKPNILRDAKSKVLWNRLGFPNPGQSRALQLLRNLPEPHFTPLFVNIGRNRETSNERAHLDYIRLIQLLSPVADTFVINISSPNTVGLRNLLDPETLSRFLGELHEVRSEMANKGMYRPLLLKLSPDIETNQFKEVIEICKNNQIDGWVLTNTTAQRSDSRWPKDGGLSGGLLAPLARKSLETLVETLGFQRQKYLIVSCGGVLSAQDIADRLMMGAHLVQVYTALALEGPWFIRNSLFELKDQDPNPISLRHIGA, from the coding sequence ATGATGAAGCCTTGGCATTGGCTTCCTGTTGATTTGTCTCATGATCTGGGCAAACGATTTATAAAAACGGCTGGAAACTTACCCTACCGACGCCTCACTTACCGCCCATTAGAATGGATGGGTTTGACCTTTGAAAACCCTATTGGCGTAGCTGGGGGAATTGATAAAGAGTGTGAACAAATTCGAGGCTGGTGGCACTACTCAGCCGGCTTTGTAGAAGTAGGAACTATCACTCCTCAAGCTCAGCTGAGCTTGCCCAAACCAAATATTCTGAGAGACGCTAAGTCAAAAGTGCTCTGGAACCGTTTAGGATTTCCTAATCCCGGCCAATCGCGCGCCCTTCAACTCTTGCGAAATTTGCCAGAACCCCACTTCACCCCTTTGTTCGTCAATATTGGAAGAAACCGTGAAACAAGTAACGAGCGAGCCCACCTCGATTATATTCGACTGATTCAGCTTCTGTCTCCAGTTGCCGACACCTTCGTCATCAATATTAGCAGCCCCAACACTGTGGGGCTTCGAAACTTACTTGATCCAGAAACGCTATCTCGATTCTTGGGTGAACTTCACGAGGTTCGATCGGAAATGGCAAACAAAGGTATGTACAGACCATTGCTTCTGAAGCTTTCGCCCGATATTGAAACGAACCAATTCAAAGAAGTGATCGAAATATGCAAGAATAACCAAATCGATGGGTGGGTTCTGACCAATACGACCGCTCAAAGGTCTGACAGTCGATGGCCTAAGGATGGTGGTCTTTCCGGTGGTTTGCTCGCTCCATTGGCACGAAAGTCGCTTGAGACCTTGGTAGAAACGCTCGGCTTTCAAAGGCAAAAATATCTAATTGTATCGTGTGGAGGCGTGCTCTCTGCTCAGGATATCGCTGACAGGCTCATGATGGGAGCTCACTTAGTTCAAGTCTACACCGCCCTAGCGCTCGAAGGCCCCTGGTTTATCAGAAACAGCCTTTTTGAGCTTAAAGATCAAGATCCAAATCCGATTAGCTTACGCCATATTGGTGCTTAA
- a CDS encoding 8-oxo-dGTP diphosphatase MutT has product MRMQRAIWIPVVTGLIKKGDQILLGKRPEGYTLAGQWEFPGGKIELGETPEEALARELSEELGIDAQVGNLRLAHTHRYGEKGVLLLFFDVPFWKGEPKTKHHEALDWFRVSDIEKMEIPEANRKIWPTLRAILTE; this is encoded by the coding sequence ATGAGAATGCAGCGCGCGATTTGGATCCCGGTTGTCACCGGTTTAATTAAGAAAGGTGATCAAATTTTACTTGGTAAACGGCCTGAGGGGTACACTTTGGCCGGCCAATGGGAATTTCCTGGTGGCAAGATCGAGCTTGGCGAAACTCCCGAAGAAGCACTTGCTCGAGAATTATCAGAGGAGCTCGGCATTGACGCGCAGGTGGGAAACCTTAGGCTAGCCCATACACACCGCTACGGAGAAAAAGGCGTATTGCTATTGTTTTTCGACGTTCCATTTTGGAAGGGAGAGCCCAAAACCAAGCATCACGAAGCCCTGGATTGGTTTCGCGTTAGCGATATCGAAAAAATGGAAATCCCCGAGGCCAACCGAAAAATATGGCCAACCCTCAGAGCAATTTTAACTGAGTAG